A region from the Paenibacillus humicola genome encodes:
- a CDS encoding SIMPL domain-containing protein, giving the protein MNYYPYFRTGPSSAFKSASTIEVFGEGTVGAAPDQAVIVLGAESEGPELQPLQAANAEIMTNIINALLRLNIPRENIQTSDYRIETRYDFEDGRQIFRGYSVTHLLQIRLDEIGQTGTVVDTAVSEGANRVESIRFTIRQPEVYVNQALALALRNARQKAATIAAALGVPLPAVPSLVEELPRAGEPIPFAAVSAFAKSAPTPIEPGELDVRAAVRVTYRIC; this is encoded by the coding sequence ATGAATTATTATCCGTATTTCAGAACGGGGCCCTCATCCGCCTTCAAAAGCGCTTCCACGATCGAGGTGTTCGGCGAGGGTACGGTCGGAGCGGCCCCCGACCAGGCTGTCATTGTGCTCGGAGCCGAATCGGAAGGCCCGGAGCTGCAGCCGCTTCAAGCGGCCAACGCGGAAATCATGACGAATATTATCAATGCGCTTCTCCGGTTGAACATCCCCCGGGAGAACATACAGACGTCCGATTACCGAATCGAGACCCGGTACGATTTCGAGGACGGCCGGCAAATCTTCCGCGGCTACAGCGTCACGCATCTGCTCCAAATCAGACTGGACGAAATCGGGCAGACGGGTACCGTTGTCGATACGGCCGTTTCCGAAGGAGCTAACCGGGTCGAAAGCATCCGCTTCACGATCCGGCAGCCGGAGGTTTACGTCAATCAAGCGCTCGCGCTCGCCCTGCGCAATGCGCGGCAAAAAGCCGCCACGATTGCCGCCGCTCTCGGCGTCCCGCTGCCCGCCGTTCCCAGTCTTGTGGAGGAGCTTCCCCGAGCCGGCGAGCCGATCCCCTTCGCCGCCGTCTCCGCATTCGCCAAAAGCGCGCCGACGCCGATCGAACCCGGCGAGCTGGACGTGCGGGCCGCCGTCCGGGTGACGTACCGGATTTGCTAA
- a CDS encoding cytochrome P450 family protein has product MTTFDTGLDLSSPDFKRNAYAIYNRLRREDPVFETILPDGRKAWMCTRYDDVLAALKDNERFTKNLQSLSPEEYDSVLPRKEMELLSNHMLSADPPDHTRLRAIVSRAFTPQLVDHMEPDIRRIADGLIDRIAEKGSMEAIADFAFPLPILVIGQMLGIPEEDHMLLKKWSSDFIAAANDRNKMKEAAPSFQAFGQYIQAMIAERRKSPRSDLTSLLIDAHDSGDRLSAAELSSTIWLLILAGHETTVNLIGNGIFALLENPDQMRLWQNDPSLTITAVEELLRYYSPVEIATARWAGRDFDWYGKNVNRGDVIFVNLASANRDPEHFGHPDRLDLSRKKNKHVAFGSGIHFCLGAPLARLEAQIALSALLQRLPNIRLEGTFDEIRWRPGILMRGLERLPVAF; this is encoded by the coding sequence GTGACGACATTCGATACCGGTCTGGATTTATCTTCGCCGGATTTCAAACGAAACGCTTATGCCATTTACAACCGGCTGCGGCGGGAAGATCCGGTTTTCGAAACGATTCTGCCCGATGGAAGAAAAGCCTGGATGTGCACCCGCTACGACGATGTATTGGCCGCCTTGAAAGATAACGAGCGGTTCACGAAAAATTTGCAGTCGCTCAGCCCCGAGGAATATGATTCCGTGCTGCCGCGCAAGGAAATGGAGCTCCTCAGCAATCATATGCTTTCCGCCGATCCGCCGGATCACACCCGCCTGCGGGCAATCGTCTCCAGAGCGTTTACGCCGCAGCTTGTCGACCATATGGAGCCCGACATCCGGCGAATCGCCGATGGGTTGATCGACCGGATCGCTGAGAAGGGGAGCATGGAAGCCATCGCGGACTTCGCCTTCCCGCTGCCGATCCTCGTCATCGGTCAAATGCTCGGCATCCCTGAAGAGGACCATATGCTGCTTAAAAAATGGTCGAGCGATTTCATCGCCGCGGCCAACGACCGCAATAAGATGAAGGAAGCGGCACCTTCCTTCCAGGCTTTCGGCCAATATATTCAGGCGATGATTGCCGAACGAAGAAAGTCCCCCCGTTCGGACTTGACCAGCCTGCTGATCGACGCGCACGACAGCGGCGATCGCCTGTCGGCCGCGGAGCTGTCCTCAACGATATGGCTGCTGATTCTCGCCGGACACGAGACGACGGTCAACCTAATCGGCAACGGCATTTTCGCGCTGCTGGAAAACCCGGATCAAATGCGCCTTTGGCAAAACGACCCTTCGCTGACGATTACGGCCGTCGAGGAACTGCTCCGGTATTACAGCCCGGTCGAAATTGCAACTGCCCGCTGGGCCGGCCGCGACTTCGATTGGTATGGAAAAAACGTAAACCGAGGAGACGTCATATTCGTCAACCTGGCATCGGCCAATCGCGATCCCGAGCATTTCGGGCATCCGGACCGGCTCGATCTATCGAGAAAGAAAAATAAGCACGTAGCGTTCGGCAGCGGTATCCATTTCTGCCTCGGCGCCCCGCTCGCCCGCCTGGAAGCCCAAATTGCGCTTTCGGCGCTGCTTCAAAGACTGCCAAATATCCGGCTGGAGGGAACATTCGACGAGATCAGATGGCGCCCCGGAATTCTGATGCGAGGCCTGGAACGGCTTCCGGTCGCTTTTTAA
- a CDS encoding NAD(P)/FAD-dependent oxidoreductase, which produces MEELTCVIIGGGHAGLQAAKALLNVSKELQGSRRLRLILIDKQPYHVRKVLLFRPAVGEEDITIPLAKLFPDDVQVIQGTATKVDGGKKRLLVRDANGNETSMPYDLLIAAIGSTVRQPAPVQGGIALTGLESAAAIRERWRSNMRRAAGEPGGAERLRLMSAAVAGAGISGVETSAELAHAMREEAAALGLDPRAVKVYLINAHDRLFQEGPAKVGRKLERLLTDSGVTVLHRRKALQESDGRLWFESGEPLPVGLSIWALGLEPNPALRSIGLPLTPEGRVLVDACYRVHGMAGVYSIGDCAGIVDPVSGRPDGMTCKEGSMQAIRLGKIVTADLQGLPAPSHKAVMDFFCIGLGPNRGLVWTRKWGLDMIMTGKLAWNLKKWVWNHASLLQ; this is translated from the coding sequence ATGGAGGAATTGACCTGTGTCATCATCGGAGGAGGACATGCCGGGCTTCAGGCGGCCAAGGCGCTGCTGAACGTTTCGAAGGAGCTTCAAGGTTCGCGGAGGCTTCGGCTGATTTTGATCGACAAGCAGCCTTATCATGTCCGGAAGGTACTGCTGTTCAGGCCGGCCGTTGGAGAGGAGGATATTACAATCCCGCTTGCAAAGCTGTTCCCGGACGATGTTCAGGTCATTCAAGGGACCGCTACGAAAGTGGACGGCGGGAAAAAGCGGCTTTTGGTCCGGGATGCCAATGGGAACGAGACGAGCATGCCTTACGATTTGCTGATCGCGGCAATCGGCAGCACCGTTCGGCAGCCGGCCCCCGTTCAGGGCGGAATCGCTTTGACCGGCCTGGAATCGGCGGCAGCGATCAGGGAGCGGTGGCGCTCGAATATGCGCAGGGCTGCCGGTGAACCGGGGGGCGCGGAGCGCCTGCGCCTGATGAGCGCCGCAGTCGCAGGCGCGGGCATCAGCGGCGTCGAAACGTCCGCCGAGCTGGCGCATGCGATGCGGGAGGAAGCGGCGGCGCTGGGATTGGATCCGCGGGCCGTCAAAGTTTATCTGATCAACGCGCACGACCGGCTTTTTCAAGAGGGACCGGCCAAAGTGGGTCGCAAGCTGGAGCGTCTTCTGACGGATTCAGGCGTAACCGTGCTGCACCGGCGCAAAGCGCTGCAGGAGTCGGACGGGCGGTTATGGTTCGAATCCGGCGAGCCGCTTCCCGTCGGCCTCAGTATATGGGCGCTTGGCCTGGAGCCGAATCCGGCGCTTCGTTCGATCGGCTTGCCGCTGACGCCCGAAGGCCGTGTGCTGGTGGATGCCTGCTACCGCGTGCACGGAATGGCCGGCGTTTACAGCATCGGCGACTGCGCCGGAATCGTCGACCCCGTCAGCGGCAGGCCGGATGGCATGACCTGCAAGGAAGGCTCCATGCAGGCGATCCGATTGGGGAAAATCGTAACCGCGGATTTGCAGGGACTTCCCGCTCCTTCCCACAAGGCAGTGATGGATTTCTTCTGTATTGGCCTCGGGCCGAACCGCGGACTCGTATGGACCCGCAAATGGGGACTTGATATGATCATGACAGGAAAGCTTGCTTGGAACCTCAAAAAATGGGTATGGAATCATGCAAGCCTGTTACAATAA
- a CDS encoding iron-containing alcohol dehydrogenase family protein — protein MNGVHFVLGSPGAYIHEPGILNRAGEWMGHYGKSVFIVTGSRSWASCGERLASSLERSGIAYTVNRYRGECSYEEVARMQELVEPETELICGVGGGKVLDTAKMLANRLGKPYVAVPTLAATCAAVANLAVMYTEDGVYRDFPVFVRGTTLCLVDTEVIAGAPVRYLGAGIADTLAKWIEAPMAAEGKPHNLPTTGGLMAAKLCYDTLLRDSEQAMEDARRGISSDSLQRVIDANILFSGMVGGLGEDNCRSAAAHAVHNGLTAIPESHHAYHGEKVAYGILVQLVLENRSQTDIEDICGFYKRIGLPTALSELGIDRRLSEDELAEIARLSLSPDGTMGNMPFPVTADMVVEAIKKVESGLMVS, from the coding sequence ATGAATGGAGTTCATTTTGTTCTGGGATCGCCGGGCGCTTATATTCACGAGCCCGGTATTTTGAACCGGGCCGGCGAATGGATGGGCCACTACGGAAAGTCCGTGTTTATCGTAACGGGGAGCCGGTCCTGGGCCAGCTGCGGGGAAAGGCTCGCTTCCAGCCTGGAGCGGTCGGGCATTGCGTACACGGTGAACCGGTACCGCGGCGAATGCTCGTACGAAGAAGTTGCCCGCATGCAGGAGCTGGTAGAGCCGGAGACGGAGCTGATCTGCGGGGTTGGCGGCGGCAAGGTGCTGGACACGGCCAAAATGCTGGCTAACCGCCTCGGCAAACCATATGTGGCCGTGCCGACGCTGGCCGCGACCTGCGCCGCCGTCGCCAACCTGGCCGTGATGTATACCGAGGACGGCGTTTACCGCGACTTTCCCGTATTCGTCCGCGGAACGACGCTTTGTCTCGTTGATACGGAGGTCATTGCCGGGGCGCCCGTCCGTTATTTGGGGGCGGGCATCGCCGATACGCTGGCCAAGTGGATCGAGGCGCCGATGGCGGCCGAGGGAAAACCGCACAATTTGCCGACGACAGGCGGGCTGATGGCGGCCAAGCTTTGCTACGACACGCTGCTTCGGGACAGCGAGCAGGCGATGGAGGATGCGCGGCGCGGCATTTCCAGCGATTCGCTGCAGCGCGTCATCGACGCGAATATTTTGTTCAGCGGGATGGTAGGAGGCTTGGGCGAAGACAACTGCCGTTCGGCGGCCGCCCACGCGGTGCATAACGGATTGACGGCCATCCCGGAATCGCACCATGCGTACCACGGGGAGAAGGTAGCCTACGGGATTCTTGTCCAGCTGGTGCTGGAAAACCGCTCGCAGACGGATATCGAGGACATCTGCGGCTTCTATAAAAGGATCGGGCTGCCGACAGCGCTAAGCGAGCTGGGGATAGACCGGCGTTTATCGGAGGACGAACTGGCCGAGATTGCCCGCCTTTCGCTTTCGCCCGATGGGACGATGGGGAACATGCCGTTTCCGGTTACGGCGGACATGGTAGTGGAGGCCATCAAAAAGGTTGAAAGCGGTCTAATGGTATCCTGA
- a CDS encoding GntR family transcriptional regulator: protein MIRKVLMMETFSFKEQKPTSLRHRVTEEIRNAILRGQLKPGDRLREITISKEMGVSRGPIREAIRTLEQEGLLLSSPYKETVVAEFSKEEVIEVLIPIRLTIELFAIRSGLSRMNEENFAAMSRFVEAMKAAAEQKDLVRLVDSDISFHEYLIQTSHAVNVMNIWSSIVNRIRLHFFVQGPMYSDPKQIYEEHEVLLEAMKAKDVERTCRLMKAHIYDENVTILQNGDLGVTESSSAPEDQPE, encoded by the coding sequence ATGATCAGAAAGGTTTTGATGATGGAAACGTTCAGCTTTAAAGAACAAAAGCCCACCTCGCTGCGGCACCGGGTCACGGAAGAAATCCGCAACGCGATTTTGCGCGGACAGCTGAAGCCGGGTGACCGGCTGCGGGAAATTACGATTTCGAAGGAAATGGGCGTCAGCCGCGGCCCCATCCGCGAGGCGATCCGAACGCTGGAGCAGGAAGGTCTTCTCCTGTCCTCTCCGTACAAGGAAACGGTCGTGGCCGAGTTTTCCAAGGAAGAAGTGATTGAAGTACTGATTCCGATCCGGCTGACGATCGAGCTGTTCGCGATCCGCTCGGGTCTGTCCCGCATGAACGAGGAAAATTTCGCCGCAATGAGCCGGTTTGTGGAAGCGATGAAAGCCGCGGCGGAGCAGAAGGATCTGGTCCGCCTCGTCGACAGCGACATTTCGTTTCACGAATACTTAATCCAGACATCGCACGCCGTCAACGTGATGAACATCTGGTCGAGCATCGTCAACCGGATCCGGCTCCATTTTTTCGTCCAGGGCCCGATGTACAGCGACCCGAAGCAAATTTACGAGGAGCACGAGGTGCTCCTTGAGGCGATGAAAGCAAAGGACGTCGAGCGGACGTGCCGCTTAATGAAGGCGCATATTTACGACGAGAACGTCACCATTTTACAAAACGGCGATCTAGGCGTGACGGAATCAAGCTCCGCGCCCGAGGACCAGCCGGAATAA
- a CDS encoding SDR family NAD(P)-dependent oxidoreductase produces MNMANKVAIVTGGARGIGSATARLLALRGAAVVINYVSQREAAEAVAEEIRAAGGRAAAFRADVRDEQQIAELVRFAKETFGGRIDILVNNANMSFAMKPFEAMSWEEFSQKLNDELKSAFMMTKAVIPSMIEHKYGRIVYISSGLGKHPGPNMIAHGTAKGGLDTFSLYIAQEFGPHGITANVVAPGLVDTDATAFIPDEMKKAAGSHAPLGRVGQPDDIAGVVAFLASDDAKFVTGTYTPVNGGASME; encoded by the coding sequence ATGAATATGGCGAACAAAGTCGCAATCGTAACGGGCGGGGCAAGAGGAATCGGCAGCGCCACCGCCAGGCTGCTGGCGCTTCGCGGCGCCGCGGTCGTGATCAATTATGTCAGCCAGCGGGAAGCGGCCGAAGCGGTAGCGGAGGAGATTCGGGCCGCCGGCGGCAGGGCGGCGGCATTTCGGGCGGACGTCCGCGACGAGCAGCAGATTGCGGAGCTCGTTCGTTTTGCCAAGGAAACGTTCGGCGGCCGAATCGACATTCTGGTCAATAACGCGAATATGTCCTTCGCCATGAAGCCGTTTGAGGCGATGAGCTGGGAAGAATTTTCGCAAAAGCTGAACGACGAGCTGAAATCCGCGTTTATGATGACGAAAGCCGTCATCCCGTCCATGATCGAGCACAAGTATGGCAGGATCGTGTATATTTCCAGCGGGCTGGGCAAGCATCCGGGCCCGAACATGATCGCCCACGGCACGGCCAAAGGCGGATTGGATACGTTCTCGCTCTACATAGCACAGGAATTCGGCCCGCATGGGATTACCGCGAACGTCGTAGCACCCGGACTCGTCGATACGGATGCGACGGCGTTTATACCGGATGAAATGAAGAAGGCGGCCGGAAGCCATGCGCCGCTCGGCCGGGTCGGACAGCCTGACGACATCGCCGGCGTCGTCGCATTCCTGGCAAGCGACGATGCCAAGTTCGTGACCGGTACCTACACGCCGGTCAACGGCGGCGCGAGCATGGAATAG
- a CDS encoding carbohydrate ABC transporter permease has protein sequence MNLKRKWLTRSRREALDCYIFMSPAIIGLVIFMLGPMAASAYFSFTKYDILGAPAWIGLDNYKALIKDPLTWQSFKVTLIYSAASVPLGLVVSLLLALLLNRSIKGIFLFRTIFYLPAVMSGVAVALLWKWIFNPDFGLMNWALGLIGIHGPKWFIDEHWALPPIIIMSLWGVGGSMLVYLAGLQGIPTDLYEAGEIDGAGAFRRFLHITIPMLSPVIFFNLITGIIGALQVFTEGFIMTAGGPNNATLFSVLYLYRNAFDYLQMGYASAIAWVLFLLILLFTLIIFKSSPMWVFYEGSRRSSK, from the coding sequence ATGAACCTCAAGCGCAAATGGTTGACCAGATCGCGCCGGGAGGCGCTCGACTGCTACATCTTCATGAGTCCGGCCATTATCGGCCTCGTCATCTTCATGCTCGGGCCGATGGCGGCATCCGCCTATTTCAGCTTTACGAAATACGATATTCTGGGCGCGCCGGCCTGGATCGGTTTGGACAATTACAAGGCGCTCATCAAAGATCCGCTGACCTGGCAGTCGTTCAAGGTCACGCTCATCTACTCCGCTGCGAGCGTACCGCTCGGGCTGGTCGTATCCTTGCTGCTGGCGTTGCTGCTGAACCGCAGCATAAAGGGCATTTTCCTGTTCCGCACGATATTTTATCTGCCGGCCGTCATGTCCGGCGTCGCGGTTGCGCTGCTGTGGAAATGGATTTTCAATCCGGATTTCGGTTTGATGAACTGGGCGCTCGGCTTGATCGGCATTCACGGGCCGAAGTGGTTTATCGACGAGCACTGGGCGCTGCCCCCGATTATTATCATGAGCCTGTGGGGCGTTGGCGGCAGCATGCTGGTCTATCTGGCCGGGCTTCAGGGCATACCGACAGATTTGTACGAGGCGGGCGAAATCGACGGCGCCGGCGCATTCCGCCGGTTCCTGCACATCACAATTCCGATGCTGTCACCCGTTATCTTTTTTAACCTGATCACGGGGATCATCGGCGCGCTCCAGGTGTTCACCGAAGGCTTCATCATGACCGCGGGCGGGCCGAACAACGCCACCCTGTTCAGCGTGCTCTATTTGTACCGCAATGCGTTCGATTACTTGCAGATGGGTTACGCGTCGGCGATTGCGTGGGTTCTGTTTCTCCTCATTTTGCTGTTCACGCTTATTATTTTCAAATCGTCTCCGATGTGGGTTTTCTATGAAGGAAGCAGGAGGTCGTCCAAATGA
- a CDS encoding mandelate racemase/muconate lactonizing enzyme family protein has protein sequence MKITDVEALYLKLPEIDASRCDGTQDTLIVRVRTDEGIDGIGEIDSVPVVARSVIDAPPSHAIAAGLKDLLVGEDPFEVERLWDKMYMGALYYGRTGPVLHAMSGIDIALWDIIGKAAGRPAAQMLGGMYRKEIKAYASLLMPDTIAEAAKLAETYIGLGYKAIKFGWGPIGRVSKSFDIELVRTLRSVIGEKHDLMIDVGHVWDVKHAIRMAGEFERYGVYWVEEPLPPDDLSGYRQLSEASGLYIAAGEQESGRRAFDRLLREGGIDIVQPDLGRCGGLTEGRKIACMAYDRNRKVVPHAFKTGILVAASAHYATTMPQGDLIEYTRSESPLARHVVANPLSFKDGYIRLPDGPGLGIELDESVVKKYLVK, from the coding sequence ATGAAAATTACCGACGTTGAAGCTCTTTACCTCAAGCTGCCGGAAATCGACGCATCGCGCTGCGACGGCACGCAGGATACGCTGATCGTCCGGGTCCGGACCGACGAGGGGATCGACGGCATCGGCGAAATCGACTCCGTTCCCGTCGTCGCCCGCTCCGTCATCGACGCCCCGCCGTCGCATGCCATTGCCGCCGGACTGAAGGATCTGCTCGTCGGCGAAGACCCCTTCGAAGTTGAGCGGCTCTGGGACAAAATGTATATGGGCGCGCTTTATTACGGCCGGACGGGTCCCGTGCTGCATGCGATGAGCGGCATCGATATCGCCTTGTGGGACATCATCGGCAAAGCGGCCGGACGGCCGGCGGCACAGATGCTCGGCGGTATGTACCGGAAGGAGATCAAGGCTTACGCCAGCCTGCTTATGCCGGACACGATCGCGGAGGCAGCCAAGCTGGCCGAAACGTACATCGGCCTCGGCTACAAGGCGATCAAATTCGGCTGGGGACCGATCGGAAGAGTATCGAAGTCGTTCGATATCGAGCTTGTCCGGACGCTCCGGTCGGTTATCGGGGAAAAACACGATCTGATGATCGACGTAGGCCATGTGTGGGACGTCAAGCATGCGATCCGGATGGCCGGCGAGTTCGAGCGCTACGGCGTGTATTGGGTGGAGGAGCCGCTTCCCCCGGACGATCTGTCAGGTTACAGGCAGCTGTCCGAAGCGTCCGGCTTGTACATAGCGGCCGGGGAGCAGGAGAGCGGAAGGAGGGCGTTCGACAGGCTGCTGCGTGAAGGCGGAATCGATATCGTGCAGCCCGATTTGGGACGATGCGGCGGCCTCACCGAAGGGCGGAAAATCGCCTGTATGGCTTACGACCGGAACCGCAAAGTCGTTCCGCACGCTTTCAAGACCGGCATCTTGGTGGCGGCGAGCGCGCATTATGCGACTACCATGCCCCAAGGCGATTTGATCGAATACACGCGTTCGGAGTCGCCGCTTGCCAGGCATGTCGTGGCCAATCCGCTTTCCTTCAAGGACGGATATATTCGGCTTCCGGACGGTCCGGGTCTGGGAATCGAGCTTGACGAAAGCGTCGTGAAGAAATACCTCGTGAAATGA
- the sigJ gene encoding RNA polymerase sigma factor SigJ, with protein MKELYERYRMLLYTLAYQLTGSAADAEDAVQDVFVKAADLDPQKLEHPKAYLCKMVTNRCLDLLRSARRRRERYFGPWLPEPVSTAEPDEFEAVVRSDLLSYAMLVLMDRLTPAERAVFVLREALGFDYPDIAGLTGKREANCRKLMSRARGKMGISEDEPIDAEPASEEWVRRFMAALLEGRAETILSLLAEDAVIVSDGGGKAIAAAVPVETRSRALRFLLGLSRLAGNYPGGTDIDFSEINGQTGIVVRSAGEVIAVALPQIAAGELTRLYVVRNPDKLLRFQQ; from the coding sequence ATGAAAGAGCTATACGAACGATACCGAATGTTATTGTACACGCTGGCCTACCAGCTGACGGGTTCGGCCGCCGATGCCGAGGATGCCGTGCAGGATGTGTTCGTCAAGGCGGCGGATCTGGATCCGCAGAAGCTTGAGCATCCGAAGGCTTATTTATGCAAAATGGTGACGAACCGCTGTCTCGACCTGCTCCGGTCGGCGCGCAGGCGGCGGGAGCGGTATTTCGGTCCATGGCTGCCCGAGCCGGTTTCGACGGCGGAGCCGGACGAGTTCGAGGCGGTCGTCCGCAGCGATCTGCTGTCGTATGCCATGCTCGTCCTGATGGATCGGCTCACGCCGGCGGAACGGGCCGTCTTCGTCCTGCGCGAAGCGCTCGGCTTCGATTACCCCGACATTGCCGGATTAACCGGCAAACGCGAGGCGAACTGCCGCAAATTAATGAGCCGTGCCCGGGGGAAAATGGGCATCTCCGAGGACGAGCCGATCGATGCCGAACCGGCGAGCGAGGAATGGGTCCGGCGGTTTATGGCGGCTTTGCTGGAAGGCAGGGCGGAGACGATCTTGTCCCTGCTGGCCGAGGACGCCGTCATCGTATCGGACGGAGGAGGCAAGGCAATTGCCGCGGCGGTGCCGGTCGAAACCCGAAGCCGCGCGCTTCGTTTCCTGCTCGGCTTGAGTCGGCTGGCAGGCAATTATCCGGGCGGGACCGACATCGATTTTTCAGAAATCAACGGTCAAACCGGCATCGTCGTCCGTTCTGCCGGCGAAGTGATCGCCGTCGCGCTTCCGCAAATCGCCGCCGGAGAGTTGACCCGCCTGTACGTCGTCCGAAATCCCGACAAACTGCTTCGATTCCAGCAATGA
- a CDS encoding MFS transporter: METNTVTAKAPSLWGNRFLQTILLSNMLLQIGIWVRNFAILLYVAKQTNNDPYAISLISVAEFAPIFIFSFIGGTFADRWRPKRTMITCDALSAVSVFAVLLTIHFGTWHAVYLVAFISAILSQFSQPSGMRLFKYHIPEEQQQQGMALFQSLMAVFMVLGPMLGTFVYSKFGLETSIAIMGVVFMLSAAVLVRLPEDMTQPQTAGGKGQFRKEFAEGFRYVWQTKVLRMLGAAFILAGLAVGVAQALNIFIVTERLGRDQDFLQYLLMVSGAAMLVGGGVVAVFSKRVAPQLLLIIGMLVGAACTVIVGYSTSVPLTLTVQFINGLVFPCIQIGISTMILKWSHASIVGRVNGVLNPMFVGMMVISMSFAGPLKDSFSLVSIYTGSGLLFLVGAFTMLPIINQKAPENIQTAPSAPSAL, translated from the coding sequence GGAAACCAACACGGTTACCGCGAAAGCCCCGAGTCTTTGGGGAAATCGTTTTCTGCAAACGATCCTGCTATCCAACATGCTGCTGCAAATCGGAATCTGGGTACGTAATTTCGCCATTCTTCTGTATGTGGCGAAACAAACGAACAACGATCCGTATGCGATTTCGCTGATCAGCGTTGCGGAATTCGCGCCGATTTTCATTTTTTCGTTCATCGGTGGCACCTTTGCCGACCGCTGGCGCCCGAAACGCACGATGATTACGTGCGACGCGCTATCCGCCGTTTCGGTGTTTGCGGTGCTGCTGACGATTCATTTCGGAACCTGGCATGCCGTCTATCTCGTGGCCTTCATCTCGGCGATTCTTTCACAGTTCTCGCAGCCGTCGGGCATGCGGCTGTTCAAGTATCACATTCCGGAAGAACAGCAGCAGCAGGGAATGGCCCTGTTTCAATCGCTAATGGCCGTCTTTATGGTACTTGGGCCGATGCTGGGAACCTTCGTGTACAGCAAGTTCGGGCTGGAAACGTCGATCGCCATTATGGGCGTCGTTTTCATGTTGTCGGCGGCCGTATTGGTTCGTCTGCCCGAGGATATGACGCAGCCGCAGACGGCGGGCGGCAAGGGCCAATTCCGCAAGGAATTCGCCGAAGGCTTCCGTTACGTTTGGCAGACGAAGGTGCTGCGGATGCTCGGAGCCGCCTTCATTCTCGCGGGTCTCGCCGTAGGCGTCGCCCAGGCGCTTAATATTTTCATCGTGACGGAACGGCTCGGCCGGGATCAGGATTTTCTGCAGTACCTGCTTATGGTGAGCGGAGCCGCCATGCTGGTCGGCGGAGGTGTCGTCGCCGTATTTTCCAAGCGGGTTGCCCCTCAGCTGCTGCTCATCATAGGGATGCTGGTAGGCGCCGCGTGCACGGTCATCGTCGGCTATTCAACCAGCGTTCCGCTTACACTGACGGTGCAGTTTATTAACGGTCTTGTGTTCCCCTGCATTCAAATCGGCATCAGCACCATGATTCTGAAGTGGTCGCACGCTTCGATCGTCGGCCGGGTGAACGGCGTCCTGAATCCGATGTTCGTCGGCATGATGGTCATCTCCATGTCGTTTGCGGGCCCGTTAAAGGACTCGTTCTCGCTCGTGTCCATTTATACCGGATCCGGCCTGTTATTTTTAGTGGGCGCGTTCACGATGCTGCCGATTATAAATCAGAAAGCTCCGGAAAACATACAGACCGCTCCATCCGCTCCGTCAGCTTTATGA